The sequence GGCATTCTGTTACGTAGCCATGTGCTTCAGTGGACTGGAATGCACACAGTGGGCCTCCTTTTGTAGTAGATGGTTCTCCTGGGCTGTTGATGGTTCTGGGGATGAGTCTTCAAAGTCCACTTAGACAGACCTATTTCCTCAGgagcaggggatgaaggctccacTCACTATTCTCCACTCACTattgtaaatgtaaatgtaattGTAACTTCTTTTCTTTGAGATCAACATGTCTCTACGTTTCTCTAAAGCCACAGCAGGCGATGCaaccttccagcagtttgacttcaccccaaaaggttgtctcctgagacagatggatgccagcaacttTGTTTCTTTGAAATCAACATGGCAACTGTTGCCTCTGAATACCTTACAAACAAAATAGAGACTCATTAGTGTAAAGTCCAGGAAGTGCACTTACGAGCTCCAGCATTTCCCAAACCAAGTAATTTGAGCAGACTAACATATGCTGCTGTAAGGGTATGAATTATTTCAAGCTACACAGAAAATCTAATCAGAAATGAACCAGTTTGCCACCTTTGGGGACCTATATGATTGGACCAAATATTGTGTCACCATGTTTATTATTTCAGAATTAACTGAAATAAATTTCTTGTCAAGTTTATCATATAGTTCTTTCTTTGGGTCATTAGCAATTTATTATTAGCATTCCTATCTTTCATAGCATTCATGAAAGTCACATGGCAGGTCCATTGAATCTTTGCCAGCCTTGCTTGGGCTCTTGGGAGCTGGAATGCAATAACATTTGgaaaaccagaagaagaagaagaagaagagtttggatttgatatcctgcctttcactccccttcaggagtctcaaagcggctaacaatctcctttcccttcctccctcacaacaaacactctgtgaggtgagtggggctgagagacttcagggaagtgtgactggcccaaggtcacccagcagctgcatgtggaggagcggagacgcgaacccggttacccagattacgtgactaccgctcttaaccactacaccacactggctctcgccacaggttagccaccccaggTCTATAGGAAAGTTAGTAGTTCTTTTCTCATTTGGTAGTTGTTATGTAACAACTTCAGGCTGGTCTCCAGACTGTCTGGGAAATGTTGCTTCCATTAGCCTCTTTTCATGGATATGTTCTTGGAAACCTGGCAAACCCTGAATGTGTGGGAATATTGGGAAAAGGTTGATGTGGAGGCTGGCTGGATGCTGCCTCACAGCTTCCAAAACTTTTTCCTCTTATAGTTCACTTTCCCTGAAAACCTAAAGAGAGAGGTTAAACAAATCCACCAACATGCACATATCTTGGCCTGTTATTTTCTAAAATGGGAAAAACTTAGGATCAAATTAGGGAACTACTATCACATACACAGATATCAaggattaggtaaaggtacccctgcccgtacgggccagtcttgacagactctagggttgtgcgcccatctcactcaagaggccgggggccagcgctgtccgcagacacttccgggtcatgtggccagcgtgacatcgctgctctggcaagctagagccgcacacggaaacaccgtttaccttcccgctagtaagcggtccctatttatctacttgcacccgggagtgctttcgaactgctaggttggcaggcactgggaccgaacaacggcagcgcaccccgccgcggggattcgaactgccgacctttcgattggcaagccctaggtgctgaggcttttacccacaggatTAACTACTGCCTAATAACTACTTTGATTGTGAGATAACTGTATATCTAAAGAGTAAATAATAGATTAAAATAGATGGCATTGTAGTCTGTGGTTGTTGGGTTGCAATTAGAGGGAAGCAGCTATTCTAGATttatattttcatattttatatagttgttattttaaaatgtaaactgtAAAATGTaaattgttacacacacacacacacacacacacacacacacaacaggagTACCCAACTCaacagggtgccctccagatgttgctggatgacaactcctatacatagctgtcaactttttcctttttaaaagggaaattcccttattccgaataggattcctcgcaagaaaagggaaaagttgacaagtATGCTCCTATAATAcatgaccattggccgtgctggctgcgGAAGATGGGTgttgggagtctaacaacatctggagtacaCCATGTTGGTGCAACCCATCCAAGATCGTTTCCATTGCCAGAGTCAACTCTTCGCAAAGTGTATTTCCCACACAACTGCTAGCCCCTCAAAGATCTGTGATGAAGCAACAGAGAGTTACTCTATATGTAGCTTTCAGGCAGACTTGAGGGGCTGGcagctgtattttattgtatctttaATCATTAAGCAGTTGGTATTTCACACTAAATAAACTGGCATGAAGTGTGTCGAAAGTTTTGTACTTTTGTTAATATCCATTGCCTGTTTGACAGCACTGAATGTGGGGCTCACTTCTCAGTCCTTagttttgcaaaaagaaagaaagaaagaaagatgatttGAGCTCCACCTTGTGGGTCTCAAGAGCACATCATTTAATTCAGGTCCTGTTAAACAGCTGTTTCTGCAACCTTTACAAGACTAATGAATGTTGTAATCTTCCTCTCATATGCTCTGCTACATGCTGTTACTTTTTTGTCTGTAAACTGCTCAAAGTTAGGATGACCAGAGTCATCCTAACTTTGAGCAGTTGCCTTCCCCTTGCAAAGGGGGAGCTTTgaaagcagggccagatttaggtttgatgaggccctaaactcctgaaggtaatggggtcctttatatgtccagctgtcctttgtcaacaacaattttttttttgtcttgaatatatgctatatggtaatttatggacctaataggtacatAACAAAATAACACAAAACACTGATACTGtatgctggttttattttatttgtttttttatcttatattttggaaatgcaaatgcaggttttttccccttaattttttgggggagcccccaagagagtggggccctacaCTATAGCTGGttcagcttatacgtaaatccggcactgtttgAAAGAGCCTCCTGGAATCCCGGGCAGCCGAAGTCTGCGCCACCTCCTTGCCACGTAAGGGCAGCCGCTTATCAACCCCTCCGCGCTCGAAGAACCGAAGCCCAGGAAAGCCACGCCCATCCATTCTACATAAGGTCTCCTCCTTCGACTCGCCCCCACCTCACCGGATGTATTCCCGCTCGCACCGGAAGCGGAAGTCTCCCTGAAGACGGAAGTGGAAACTGcgactcccacccccacccccaattatcTTATACTTTTACTGGTTCGCTTCATTTTCACTGCGCAACTCCGGGACCCCAGGAGCGGAGGGGCTGCAGGGTGAGTCCCTCCCGCGAGACAGCTCCGGTTTGGGCGGTGGCGGACTCGGCCTCTCTTTCCTCTTGAGCCGCAGGGGCGGCAGTGCTCAGCATCCTGCAAAATTGGGGTGGGGTCTTTGGGGACGGGCGGCCTCTGCGCGCCTTCCCGGTGCTGCGCCCTTTTGAGTTCAAGGCGGGTACGACACGCCCATTCGCGCTTCAGACGACGGGTGTGGACGCTGGGCGGGTGTGCAAACTGCGTATTGAGAATCACGGGTTTTGCAGGATGTATCGACCGCGCGTGCAAACGATCCCAAgtaaaacttttaaaattattattattttacctaaAACCTAGGTAAAACTGCAGAAAAATTTAAGTGGGTTATATAGTGCAATCTTAACCATTTCTCCTCAGAAACTggtcccactgaattcattggggCTTTGTGGCAGGTAAGGGGTTGGGATTGGAATCTTAGTCTCCCGTTGCATGATTACCCCAGAAAGCATTTGGGAACGAGAAATTTGAATGTTATTAAGAGATTCTCATTTAGATCTGGAAGATATTTATGGCCTTGTCATGCTATaatattctgttttctttttctttttttgaaaaaaaacagtgTCCATATGAACGAACACAGTTCTAGTCTTCCAACAACACTTTAAACTACTTACTTCAATTTGCAGCAGCAGACATGAGTGGCTCCAAACCTGATATTCTGTGGGCCCCACACCATGTTGATAGATTTGTTGTCTGTGACTCAGAGCTCAGCCTCTACCACATTGAATCTGCTGTCAGTTCTGAACTCAAAGCAGGATCACTGCGTTTATCTGAAGAAACTACAGCTACCCTTTTGTCCATTAATTCAGACACTCCGTATCTGAAATGTGTGGCTTGGTATCCTAAATATGATCCTGAATGTCTCCTGGCCGTTGGGCAGGCCAATGGCCGAGTTGTCCTTACCAGCCTTGGCCAAGATCATAACTCAAAATCCAAGGATCTGATAGGAAAGGAATTTGTTCCAAAGCATGCTCGGCAGTGCAACACACTGGCATGGAATCCATTGGACAGTAATTGGCTTGCTGCAGGCCTAGATAAACATCGGGCTGATTTTTCAGTGCTGATCTGGGACATAAGTAGTAAATACACTCCAGAAACTCCAGTTGCTGCTGAGAAAGTAAGGCTTTCATCTGGAGACACTGAAGCAGGACTTGTTGTGACAAAACCACTTTATGAATTAGGCCAGAACGATGCTTGCCTTTCTCTCTGTTGGCTTCCACGGGATCAGAAACTTCTTTTAGCTGGAATGCACCGAAACCTGGCTATCTTTGACCTTAGGAATACAAGCCAAAAGATGTTTGTGAATACGAAGGCTGTTCAGGGTGTAACGGTTGACCCCTACTTCCATGATCGTGTGGCTTCCTTCTATGAAGGTCAGGTTGCTATATGGGACCTTAGAAAATTTGAAAAGCCTGTATTGACCCTGACTGAACAACCAAAACCTCTAACTAAAGTAGCATGGTGTCCAACGAGAACTGGATTGCTGGCTACTTTGACTAGGGATAGTAACATAATCAAGCTCTATGATATGCAGCACACTCCTACACCTATTGGGGATGAAACTGAGCCTACAATCATTGAAAGAAGTGTGCAGCCCTGTGAACACTATATTGCTTCCTTTGCATGGCATCCCACTAATCAAAATCGAATGGTGGTTGTGACTCCAAACAGGACTATGTCTGACTTCACTGTGTTTGAAAGGATCTCTCTGGCATGGAGCCCCATTACCTCTTTAATGTGGGCATGTGGGAGGCACTTGTATGAGTGCACAGAAGATGGGAAGGCTAGTTCTTTGGAAAAAGACATAGCCACTAAAATGCGTCTTAGAGCATTATCCAGGTATGGCCTTGACACGGAACAGGTCTGGAGAAACCACGTGCTAGCGGGAAACGAAGACCCACAACTGAAGTCACTTTGGTACACTCTGCActatatccttttaaaaactCTTGTATGCTGGAAGGAGTCTTGATATAGAGGGCTGGCTGCATTGTTAGGCAATGCTTTTGTCCTGGTGACAAATGAATGAGATATTCTCTTCTTAGCAttgttttgatgtatttattTCTGCTGCTTGGGAAGACTGTAGGTGGGATGGACCAAAGCTTCAGCTAGGCAAAAAAGAACCAGACAACTGCAAAGATTCCATTGGTTGTAGGACAGGAggtgaaagaaataagcagcaACAGAAACTTGAGACTTAGGGCatattggcaggagcaggatATGTATTGATGATCCACTGGTGTCCAAGAAGACAGTGGTAGTAGGAAGGAAAGGTAGAGGAGGGAGCACATGGAGCAGCGTGGGGTCAGGGTGATGCACCACTTTCCAATTCTTTTAAGGAGCCAGAACAGTTCTGCTGACATGATGCAGATTTAACCAGTAGTATAGTCTGTGTATTACATAGGACACGTGGCTGATTTTTCATTAAAAGGCTACTCCTCTTCATCCAAATGTGTGTTACTCTGTTGAAGTTTATTTATTGCCTTAGGCTATGACAACCAGCAGAAAATAATTTATACGTTCAACAGAACAAACATCAATAGTTACAAAAAATCCAAACACCAGAACAAACTCATATAAACTGCCCCAGACTATATCTTTCATTAATTTTTAAGCCATTAGAAGAAAAAGGTTCTgccatccccctcccccaattcaaTCAACCTGTTAGATAATGGGCTTTGCAAAAACTTTAATTAATTTACCTTATGCCTGAAAAGCAAAGTCACCACTGGCCTTCAACCCAAAACTCATTGCTGGCAGTGCTCAGGCCACATGATATGGCACAAATACCAGCTGTTGAAGGGTCATAAATTCCACTGGGATAGCACAAGCTCTTTCTTTGCGGACCTTAAGTAGCTTTTGGGATCCAAGCTGTAGTTCGTTTCTTCAAGAACTAAGGAGGGCCAAACCcagtggggtataggaatttccTAGCCACCAAatgcatcaccatcatcatctttgCCGCATCTCATTTTAATGTTAATTTGCCAAGTTTCCTATACTTGAAAATACTTATGAAGCAGTATACTGAGGATATGGATCAGAAATGCACAGGAAACAAAGGATCTTTAGTTTATGCAGGCATCAAATCTATCGTGAAATCCTCTATGGGTAAGTGCATTTTGACTGATTTCTtacttaatttttaaattttattttaatgagtGATTTTGGCCAGCTATTCTGTCCCAGCtgcacctacttcacagggtttaTGTGAGTGGGAAATTTAATGGCCcgatgtacaccactttgaggttCTTCAGAGAAGGGTGGAATGTAAACACGTCTGAtaacaaaaatgaaaccttcctgaTGTCTTTTGAACTCATGCCGTTTCTGAGTGTGTTTTCTCAACCACTTTTCTGGTTCACATGACATTCTGCATGACTTCCTAGTACCCCAAGCCAACTTAATCTATTTGTACACAGATTTCTAAAAATAGATAAATCCTTTCTCCCCAAATGAGTAATTTTTGTCAGGTTTTGACGAACTCTGCAAGAAATAGCTGAAGAGCTGACTTAATTAACAGTAACTGTGATGCCTTtgtcataaatacagtggtacctctgtttgctgatgggatctgttccggagctccggtcaaatcccgaggtttctgcaactggagagaccacttctgcacatgcatgcatggcaaaaacccagaaatatacgtccgggtttgctgcttacgtatcccaaagtttacgtaaccagagggatacgtaagcggaggtacgactgtattggtttTAGCTTTACATGTTCCTGAGTCTAAGATTCTATTTATCTTTGTATGCAAATAACTCAAAAAATTGCTCTTTAGGAACAACAGAGAACCTCCGGCACAGCAGGAGTGGATCAGACAGACAGGCTGACATTATTCAATATCTGAGTGAGGAGAGGTCACTGGCTTTGCAGCTTTGTGGATGGATAAAGAAGGGCACAGACCTGGATGTGGAGCCCTTTTTATACTCTTTGGAACAGGAAGGAGACTGGGAGCGAGCTGCTGCTGTAGCTCTATTCAACTTGGACATTCGAAGAGCAATACAGATATTGAACAAAGGAGCATCTTCTGGAAAAGGTACCTGCTGTGATTTGGTATCACTTTGGCAGAGTGAGCTGCTCCTTGTTGCATTTTCTTTAATAATATCCTGCTTATCAGTGAAAATAGAGATTTCATATTCTCTTCTGCTTCACAAAGGATTGGATCAGGAAGGTGCTCTTCCAGATGCAGCTTGTGTCTTCTGTTTGTGGAGGGCTGTTTTACACCCTATGTTAAACAGCACAtgagaaaaacaaaccaaatctGAATGTTTTCCACTTGCAGAAACAGGAGACATGAATGGAACCCACTGATTATAGCACTGTGCAAGTGTTTGTATCCAGTGGCTGTTTTCTATCTGTTCATGGATCTTTGCATCCAACACAGTATATTGGGGAGGACGGGGACCTGGTTGGATCCTATAGCCAATTGCATTAGTAACAGGAAAGGATAGACATCACAATTCTACTGTACCATGGATGAAGCATTGCCATGGATGAAGAGGCTGAAGGAGCAGTGgtaccaaaccccccccccccccatttcttcatcttttgttgCATTATGTCCTGGAATCAGCCATTCTGAATGGTAGATCAAACTAAACAGTTGTGCATGAACAGAATGTGGTGTATGAAGTAGTtcatgtcagtacagtggtaccttggttctcgaatggcttggctcccgaacaaatcgcctcccgaacgccgcaaaccaggaagtgttccagttcgtgaacgttttttggaagccaaacatccgatgcagcttctgtagccaatcggaagccgtgccttggtatTTAGTTTTTTTCAGAATTGACTGAAAACTTCTTTATTATTCAAGTGCCCTATCCCACCCCGCCCAGCAGTTATACATGCATGACTGAAACATTTtggctttttttaaatgtataggaTTACTTCCAAATACAGTCAACATAAAATAGAAGGGAATACAAAGTTTGTACACAAACTCAGCAAGGAATACACAGGTTTGcaacggtttcgggagtcaaactgattaagttcaagaagcaaggtaccactgtagtgttactTTTCCCAGTATCGGGAAGTCAGGTTCTTCTCATAATCAATAAATTGTACCAGCATCTTTTGTTCTGCCTTTCAGAGCGAGTTCTGTTTCAGGGTCAGTGGCAGTTGTTTTTGTTGAACACCTTGATTGCTGAGTTTGGGGGTACAGATCCCTCTGTCATCCCAAACAAAAGATTTTAACTGTATTTTCAACATGTCCTTCAGAAGTGGAAACCAAATGGCTTGAAATGTTTGCTATTGTGCGGCCTTTATTTTTGCTGTGCAGGTGATCTAAACCTCAACGTTGTGGCCATGGCATTATCAGGCTATACTGATGAAAAGAACTCCTTGTGGAGGGAAATGTGCAGCACCCTGAGGTTACAGCTCAACAACCCGTATCTGTGTGCCATGTTTGCTTTCCTAACAAGTGAATCTggttcttttgatggggttttggTAAGCTATTTTTGTTAGCTAATCTCCGTTGACTAAATACACACAGGCACAAATATTCAGATGCAAAACTGAGAACTTGATCTGGTTCTTTGTGTGTTAGAAAAAATGGCCCTGGGCTGCTTAGGACTTCAGTCTTCAGCAGCTTTCATGAAACAATCCACTGTGAAAATGTTATTGAAAAGGGAATAATGAACTCAGGTTTACAAGCATTGGCCATCATCTAAGAGGCGGAACATAACCCTAAATAATTAATTTCCCCAGATGGATTCTACTTCTCAACTTTGAGGTGGGATCCCAGCTTCACTTGCTTGAAAAAAGTACATGAAAGGTCCCATTCTGAAGATTAAGGGCAGGGATGTAGAATCtgtggtcatccagatgttgctgcactcctGGCTTCCATCGGTCCCAGCTAGTGGGGCCAGTGGTGAGCAGAGACAGGAATGGGATGGGAATCCAGAACATCTaggaggtcacaggttccccagccccatGTAAACATTTTCCTTAGATACTGCAAAGAGATAGGATTTATTCAGCAGAGGTAGAGCCTGCTCCCCCTGCCactgatggtacagtggtacctcaggttacatacgcttcaggttacagactccgctaacccagaaatagtacctcgggttaagaactttgcttcaagatgagaacagaaatcgtgctccagtggtgcggcagcagcaggaggccccattagctaaagtggtgcttcaggttaagaacagttttaggttaagaacagaactccggaacgaattaagtacttaacccgaggtaccactgtacactgcttcTAAAACTCCCCCAGATTTGGGAAGTGGTGCTTGGAAACCAAACTGAGAAGTTGCAACATATCTTGCACTTGGCAAGCTACTAGAAAAGAGAATAGTTTTCTCAAAATGACTCAGGCTGTTTTTATTAATTTGTCATCTTATACAACTGTAAATATAGAATTGTCATAAAACTTAACATCAGCCTTTTTTTTTCAGGAGACAGTGGCTGATTTTTTCCCAGGCTAATGCTAATGTGTTTTGTATTCTTTCAGTATGAAAGTAATGTAGCTGTAC is a genomic window of Podarcis muralis chromosome 12, rPodMur119.hap1.1, whole genome shotgun sequence containing:
- the MIOS gene encoding GATOR2 complex protein MIOS isoform X2; this encodes MSGSKPDILWAPHHVDRFVVCDSELSLYHIESAVSSELKAGSLRLSEETTATLLSINSDTPYLKCVAWYPKYDPECLLAVGQANGRVVLTSLGQDHNSKSKDLIGKEFVPKHARQCNTLAWNPLDSNWLAAGLDKHRADFSVLIWDISSKYTPETPVAAEKVRLSSGDTEAGLVVTKPLYELGQNDACLSLCWLPRDQKLLLAGMHRNLAIFDLRNTSQKMFVNTKAVQGVTVDPYFHDRVASFYEGQVAIWDLRKFEKPVLTLTEQPKPLTKVAWCPTRTGLLATLTRDSNIIKLYDMQHTPTPIGDETEPTIIERSVQPCEHYIASFAWHPTNQNRMVVVTPNRTMSDFTVFERISLAWSPITSLMWACGRHLYECTEDGKASSLEKDIATKMRLRALSRYGLDTEQVWRNHVLAGNEDPQLKSLWYTLHFMKQYTEDMDQKCTGNKGSLVYAGIKSIVKSSMGTTENLRHSRSGSDRQADIIQYLSEERSLALQLCGWIKKGTDLDVEPFLYSLEQEGDWERAAAVALFNLDIRRAIQILNKGASSGKGDLNLNVVAMALSGYTDEKNSLWREMCSTLRLQLNNPYLCAMFAFLTSESGSFDGVLYESNVAVRDRVAFACKFLTDAQLNRFIDKLTNEMKESGNLEGILLTGLTKDGVDLMESYVDRTGDVQTASYCMLQGSPSDVLKDERVQYWIENYRNLLDAWRFWHKRAEFDIHRSKLDPSSKPLAQEAQSQMKRWILARTRNWPSSTTGFPGATTVGTVVMLDTCLAGSGTILNARFLPVPANVCSWIQRGILSRQR
- the MIOS gene encoding GATOR2 complex protein MIOS isoform X1, whose translation is MSGSKPDILWAPHHVDRFVVCDSELSLYHIESAVSSELKAGSLRLSEETTATLLSINSDTPYLKCVAWYPKYDPECLLAVGQANGRVVLTSLGQDHNSKSKDLIGKEFVPKHARQCNTLAWNPLDSNWLAAGLDKHRADFSVLIWDISSKYTPETPVAAEKVRLSSGDTEAGLVVTKPLYELGQNDACLSLCWLPRDQKLLLAGMHRNLAIFDLRNTSQKMFVNTKAVQGVTVDPYFHDRVASFYEGQVAIWDLRKFEKPVLTLTEQPKPLTKVAWCPTRTGLLATLTRDSNIIKLYDMQHTPTPIGDETEPTIIERSVQPCEHYIASFAWHPTNQNRMVVVTPNRTMSDFTVFERISLAWSPITSLMWACGRHLYECTEDGKASSLEKDIATKMRLRALSRYGLDTEQVWRNHVLAGNEDPQLKSLWYTLHFMKQYTEDMDQKCTGNKGSLVYAGIKSIVKSSMGTTENLRHSRSGSDRQADIIQYLSEERSLALQLCGWIKKGTDLDVEPFLYSLEQEGDWERAAAVALFNLDIRRAIQILNKGASSGKGDLNLNVVAMALSGYTDEKNSLWREMCSTLRLQLNNPYLCAMFAFLTSESGSFDGVLYESNVAVRDRVAFACKFLTDAQLNRFIDKLTNEMKESGNLEGILLTGLTKDGVDLMESYVDRTGDVQTASYCMLQGSPSDVLKDERVQYWIENYRNLLDAWRFWHKRAEFDIHRSKLDPSSKPLAQVFVSCNFCGKSISYSCSTIPHQGRGFSQYGVSGSPTKSKVTSCPGCRKPLPRCALCLINMGTPVSSCPGGSKSDEKVDLSKDKKLAQFNNWFSWCHNCRHGGHAGHMLSWFRDHTECPVSACSCKCMQLDTTGNLVPAEMIQP